The Desulfuromonas sp. genome has a segment encoding these proteins:
- a CDS encoding CidA/LrgA family protein gives MIRGFAILVLLQLLGETISLALDLPIPGSVIGMGLLVAALRLELVRFEWVREAAELLLSHLALLFVPAGVGVMVYFDLIGREWLPIVVATVVSTFAVMAVTGWTARLLDGRGERHGG, from the coding sequence ATGATCCGCGGATTCGCCATCCTGGTGCTGCTGCAGCTCCTCGGGGAGACGATCTCCCTGGCGCTCGATTTGCCCATCCCGGGGAGCGTCATCGGCATGGGCCTGCTCGTGGCGGCCCTGCGCCTGGAACTTGTGCGCTTCGAGTGGGTCCGGGAGGCGGCGGAGCTGCTCCTCTCCCACCTGGCCCTCCTCTTCGTCCCGGCGGGGGTCGGGGTGATGGTCTACTTCGACCTGATCGGCAGGGAGTGGCTCCCCATCGTCGTGGCGACGGTCGTGAGCACCTTCGCCGTCATGGCCGTCACCGGCTGGACGGCGCGGCTGCTCGACGGCAGGGGCGAGCGCCATGGCGGCTGA